A segment of the Candidatus Stygibacter australis genome:
ATTCATACTGGGACTATATATACCATTTAATAAATGAACGGTATTTGGATTCTCATGATTAGATACTATCCTGGTTATTGCCCAAGCTATAGTTTTCATTGGTTCTTCCGGACTCGTGCCGCTGTTGCAATCATCACCTTCCGGAGACACATAAAGATCCCCATCATAAAAATCATAATAAGCTGTATTAACATGTAGATCAAGATATTCCCAGTTATAATTGAATCCATCATTTCCTGCACCAATAAAATACCTGTCCGGTTCCAGGCAACTGAATGTATCCAGATAAACTTCGTGATAAATTGGCTCTTCAATAAAAACGCATATATGAATATCACAATGATCAGGTGCATAATTGCCATAAATACTGCACAAATCGTCCTGATCGAAAGTTACCTGGGTTTCGTGATTAATAGCTAAACCACCATACATTTTCTGACAGTAATTATTTTTTATTGTAGTACCAGATAAAAACACGTGACTTTCGTTTTTGCATGCAACTCCACCGGTAAAACTTCGGGCAAAATTGTTTTTTACTACACACTTGATGACATTCATATATGCATCATCTATATAGATACCACCCCCATCTATTGCATTACCATTCCTGATTATAAAACCAATTATTGTTGTCCCTTCACCCTCATAATTTTCCACAGTAACTACTCTGGCTATTCCTCCTCCATCTATAATCGTTGCATCAATATATTCATCATCTCCGGTGATCATATATAAACTGCCAAGCACCAGGGTTTTCCCTATATAATCAATATTCTCAAAATATGTTCCTGGATATACAAGTATTGTATCATTATTAGAGGCTGATATAATTGCTTCCTGTATTAATGTAAAATCACCAGTGCTATCCTGAGCAACGGTTATTGTGTTACATCTTATATATAAGATAGAAAACAAAAAAAGTAATATAAAGAATTTTCTCATCATCTCTCCAT
Coding sequences within it:
- a CDS encoding DUF1565 domain-containing protein — encoded protein: MMRKFFILLFLFSILYIRCNTITVAQDSTGDFTLIQEAIISASNNDTILVYPGTYFENIDYIGKTLVLGSLYMITGDDEYIDATIIDGGGIARVVTVENYEGEGTTIIGFIIRNGNAIDGGGIYIDDAYMNVIKCVVKNNFARSFTGGVACKNESHVFLSGTTIKNNYCQKMYGGLAINHETQVTFDQDDLCSIYGNYAPDHCDIHICVFIEEPIYHEVYLDTFSCLEPDRYFIGAGNDGFNYNWEYLDLHVNTAYYDFYDGDLYVSPEGDDCNSGTSPEEPMKTIAWAITRIVSNHENPNTVHLLNGIYSPSMNDQLFPLNMKAYVNLVGENMDDVILNGEDQALIRDYYSGFEYEIANMTFISDPLYMQRICRITQQFMDPMPITVQNLKLLNSSKIGFLISESIEFTMNNIIVQDGSCHFLTYCSAPGNHSIVENCRIINSESALLHQNYDYSGERARLDVINTLVADNLSGFDYRDIWGYNTSSSGYTETNLVNCTIMYNTCDDHNYFLGCVLAQLGGNFNIYNSCIYGNDGYQVAADTGAGGTLGSTINVSHSLIEGREEGIPL